A region from the Achromobacter seleniivolatilans genome encodes:
- a CDS encoding acyl-CoA dehydrogenase family protein yields MAKIQAREDVRPVEPAGAAPTRASDTPRAVEALAEQLAATAVERDRQGGHAAHERELIRASGLLRLSVPAAYGGTGASWSTVLGAVRRLAEADSALAHVFGFHHLQVAGVLLYGTPEQHNYFLKPTVDRNLFWGNALNPLDRRVVARAELDGYRVDGVKNFSSGSVGSDVLTFSAWHKASDTAIIAALPTQAEGITVNPDWDAFGQRQTDSGTVRFDHVRLEAIQVLQAPGTVPSARATLRSQVAQLIMTNLYLGLARGAFLEARRYVREDARPWFASGVQRHADDPYVQERFGEFWLRVQAAQALADLAGLKLDAALARGPSVTADERGEVAVAGAQAKVLAHRAALEVGSEIFDVTGASSTAARHGYDRYWRNARVHTLHDPVAYKIRDLGRYALLNQIPEPTAYS; encoded by the coding sequence ATGGCCAAGATTCAAGCGCGTGAAGATGTGCGTCCCGTGGAACCCGCGGGAGCTGCGCCCACACGGGCAAGCGATACCCCACGCGCCGTAGAAGCGCTGGCCGAGCAACTGGCCGCTACTGCCGTCGAACGGGATCGTCAGGGCGGGCATGCCGCCCACGAGCGCGAATTGATACGCGCAAGCGGCCTGCTGCGGCTATCGGTACCGGCCGCGTATGGCGGCACGGGAGCTTCGTGGTCTACCGTGCTTGGCGCCGTGCGCCGCTTGGCGGAAGCGGACAGCGCCTTGGCGCACGTGTTTGGTTTTCATCACCTGCAAGTAGCGGGTGTGCTGCTGTATGGCACACCCGAGCAGCACAACTATTTTCTCAAGCCCACTGTCGACCGGAATCTGTTCTGGGGCAATGCGCTGAATCCGCTGGACCGCCGCGTAGTGGCCCGCGCGGAACTGGACGGCTATCGCGTGGATGGCGTGAAGAATTTCAGTTCCGGCTCTGTCGGGTCTGACGTGCTGACGTTTTCGGCATGGCACAAGGCATCGGACACGGCGATCATTGCGGCGCTGCCGACCCAGGCCGAAGGCATCACCGTGAATCCGGATTGGGACGCTTTCGGACAGCGCCAGACCGACAGCGGCACGGTGCGGTTCGATCATGTGCGTCTGGAGGCGATCCAGGTGCTGCAAGCGCCGGGCACCGTGCCATCGGCGCGTGCCACGCTGCGTTCGCAAGTGGCGCAACTGATCATGACCAATCTGTATCTGGGCCTGGCACGTGGCGCCTTCCTCGAAGCGCGCCGCTATGTGCGTGAAGATGCGCGGCCCTGGTTTGCGTCGGGCGTGCAGCGCCATGCCGATGATCCCTATGTACAGGAGCGGTTTGGCGAGTTCTGGCTGCGCGTGCAGGCCGCGCAGGCTCTGGCCGATCTGGCAGGGCTGAAGCTGGATGCTGCGCTGGCGCGCGGGCCGTCTGTGACGGCCGATGAACGGGGCGAGGTGGCCGTCGCCGGCGCGCAGGCCAAGGTGCTGGCGCATCGCGCCGCGCTGGAAGTCGGCTCTGAAATCTTTGATGTGACGGGAGCCAGCTCGACCGCCGCCCGCCATGGGTACGACCGCTATTGGCGCAATGCCCGGGTGCATACCTTGCACGACCCCGTGGCCTACAAAATTCGTGACCTGGGCCGCTACGCGTTGTTGAACCAGATCCCTGAACCTACTGCTTATTCCTGA
- the ssuD gene encoding FMNH2-dependent alkanesulfonate monooxygenase, with protein sequence MDVFWFIPTHGDSRYLGTSQGARAASYDYFRQVAVAADTLGYDGVLLPTGRSCEDAWVVASSLIGATRQLKFLVAIRPGVSSPQVSARMAATFDRLSEGRLLVNVVTGGDPGELEGDGVFVSHDERYAITDDYLKIWRGILENSHQAEGFSFEGEQLVSKGGKVIYPPVQKPYPPLYFGGSSEAAHELAAEQLDVYLTWGEPPDAVAKKIADVRARAARHGRTLRFGIRLHVIVRETEDAAWAAADELISHLSEDSVRAAQAAFAKMDSEGQRRMAALHGGKLSDGKGGRSHLEISPNLWAGVGLVRGGAGTALVGDPQTVAARIQEYADLGIDTFIFSGYPHLEESYRFAELVFPLLPGKGQRQVGNTVLTGPFGEVMATELVPKESAS encoded by the coding sequence ATGGACGTTTTCTGGTTTATTCCCACGCATGGAGATTCGCGCTACCTGGGCACCAGCCAGGGCGCGCGCGCCGCGAGCTATGACTACTTCCGGCAGGTTGCCGTGGCGGCAGACACGCTGGGTTATGACGGTGTGCTGTTGCCCACGGGCCGCTCTTGCGAAGACGCATGGGTGGTGGCATCCAGCCTGATCGGCGCCACGCGCCAGCTGAAATTTCTGGTGGCGATACGCCCCGGTGTCAGTTCGCCGCAGGTCTCTGCGCGCATGGCCGCTACCTTTGACCGGCTGTCCGAAGGCCGTCTGCTGGTTAACGTGGTGACGGGCGGTGATCCGGGTGAATTGGAAGGGGACGGCGTGTTTGTCAGCCACGATGAACGCTATGCCATCACCGACGATTATCTGAAGATCTGGCGCGGCATTCTGGAAAACAGCCATCAGGCCGAAGGCTTCAGTTTTGAAGGCGAGCAACTGGTGTCCAAGGGCGGGAAGGTGATCTATCCGCCCGTGCAAAAGCCGTATCCGCCGCTGTACTTTGGCGGCTCATCCGAAGCCGCGCACGAGCTGGCCGCGGAACAACTGGACGTGTATCTGACCTGGGGCGAACCGCCTGACGCGGTTGCCAAAAAGATCGCTGATGTGCGCGCGCGTGCGGCGCGTCATGGGCGCACGTTGCGCTTTGGAATTCGGCTGCACGTCATCGTTCGCGAAACTGAAGACGCTGCCTGGGCGGCGGCCGACGAACTGATCAGCCACCTTAGCGAAGACTCCGTACGCGCCGCGCAAGCAGCGTTTGCCAAGATGGACTCCGAAGGGCAACGCCGCATGGCGGCCTTGCACGGCGGTAAGTTGAGTGACGGCAAGGGCGGGCGCTCGCATCTGGAAATTTCACCCAATCTTTGGGCAGGCGTCGGGCTGGTGCGTGGCGGTGCAGGCACCGCTCTGGTGGGTGATCCGCAAACGGTGGCCGCGCGCATTCAGGAATATGCCGATCTGGGCATAGACACTTTTATCTTCTCTGGTTATCCGCATCTGGAGGAGTCCTACCGTTTTGCGGAGCTGGTATTTCCGTTGCTGCCCGGCAAGGGCCAGCGCCAGGTTGGCAACACGGTGCTGACGGGACCGTTTGGCGAAGTCATGGCGACGGAACTCGTGCCGAAGGAATCGGCAAGCTGA
- a CDS encoding ABC transporter permease subunit, with translation MAAPAQSDRKRLLRAALTPWLAALALLGLWQWASQAGWLPVVLFSSPSAVARAAQSVAASGELWVQIQISLLRAVVALLVGGGLGLALGVLNGLSRTQAGVLDAALRLLGNVTVVAFIPLLLLGAGVQEGAKLTLLSAGVFFPVYLGVVHGIRGVDPALIEMARAAGLTGWPLLRDVMLPGALPSLLSGLRFALALLWGLIIAVEALDAQSGIGSLATRVRDIAPADLALLAVLLYVALGKATDVLVTASTRRLLRWAPAVRRAGAY, from the coding sequence ATGGCCGCGCCCGCCCAATCCGACCGTAAACGCCTTCTGCGTGCGGCGCTCACGCCTTGGCTGGCAGCTCTGGCATTGCTGGGGCTGTGGCAATGGGCGTCGCAGGCCGGGTGGTTGCCCGTGGTCTTGTTTTCGTCTCCATCGGCAGTCGCCCGGGCGGCGCAATCCGTCGCGGCGTCGGGCGAGTTGTGGGTACAGATTCAGATCAGCTTGTTGCGCGCCGTCGTGGCGCTGTTGGTGGGCGGTGGATTGGGGCTGGCGCTGGGCGTGCTGAATGGCTTGTCGCGAACGCAGGCGGGTGTGTTGGACGCCGCGCTGCGGTTGCTGGGCAACGTTACGGTCGTGGCGTTCATTCCTCTCTTGTTGCTGGGTGCAGGCGTTCAGGAAGGCGCCAAGCTCACATTGCTGTCGGCTGGCGTGTTCTTTCCCGTTTACCTGGGCGTGGTGCACGGCATACGCGGGGTCGATCCTGCCCTGATCGAAATGGCGCGTGCAGCGGGATTGACCGGGTGGCCGTTGTTGCGCGATGTGATGTTGCCGGGCGCTTTGCCCTCGTTGCTCTCTGGCCTGCGCTTTGCGCTGGCGCTGTTGTGGGGGTTGATCATCGCCGTTGAAGCGCTTGACGCGCAATCCGGGATCGGCAGCTTGGCCACACGTGTGCGTGATATTGCACCGGCGGATCTGGCGTTGTTGGCCGTTCTGCTTTACGTCGCGCTGGGCAAGGCCACCGATGTGCTGGTCACTGCGTCGACACGCCGGCTGCTGCGTTGGGCGCCTGCCGTCCGGCGGGCTGGCGCTTATTAG